The following nucleotide sequence is from Acidobacteriota bacterium.
CGGCAGCCACGCCGACTTGCCGGTGCGGTGGCAGAGCGCCTGTACCAGCTTGAGGGCGACGCCGACGCCGGCCAGGTTCTTGTCGGGGTAAGTGCAATCGTGGCGCTTCGGGTTGACGACGGCGAAGCAGTCGGGCAGGTCGGTGTCCGGCTCATGGTGGTCGGTGATGATCAGGTCCACGCCGAGGGCACGGGCGCGCCGGGCGGCCTCGGCGCCGCGGATGCCGCAGTCCACCGACACGATTAGCTTCACGCCTTCGGCGTGCAGGCGATCGATCGTGTTGGGCTGCAGGCCGTAGCCGTCGGTCAGCCGTTCGGGAATGAAGTGGCCAACGTCGGCGCCCAGCAACTCGAGGGCGCGGCGCAGAATGACGGTCGAGGTGATGCCATCGACGTCGTAGTCGCCGTGGACGGCGATGCGCTCCTTCGCGGCAATGGCGGCGAGCAGCCGGTCGGCCGCCTTGCCGACATCCGTCAGGCGGAACGGGTCGAGGAGTTGATCGAGGGACGGCTTCAGAAAGCGCGACGCCTCGTCCGGATCGGTGAGGCCGCGGATGGCCAGGAGGCGCGCCGTGATGGGCGACAAGCCGAGCGTGCGCGCCAGTTCGGCGGCCTGCGCCTCGTCGTGAGGACGCGTGTTCCAGATTGGAGGGACCGCCACGTTACGCGTCGATGATCCCGACGGATCCCATCTTGCGGAACTTCGCGTAGCGCTGGTCGAGACGTTCCTGGACGCCAAGCGCCGAGACCTCGGCCAGCGACCGCTGCAAGGCCACGTCGAGCAGCGCCGCCGCCTGCTGCGGGTCGGTGTGCGCGCCGCCGACGGGCTCGAGCACGATCTCGTCGATAATCTCCAGCTGCAACAGGTCCGGCGCGGTGATCTTGAGCGCCTCGGCCGCCTCGACCTTCTTGGCCGAGTCGCGCCACAAGATCGCGGCGCAGCCTTCGGGCGGGATCACGCTGTAGATCGCGAACTCGTGCATCAGGATGCGATCGCCGACGGCAATGCCGAGCGCGCCGCCGCTGCCGCCCTCGCCGTGCACGATCACGATCACCGGGACCTCGAGCATCGCCATCTCACGCAGGTTGAGGGCAATGGCCTCGGCCACGCCTCGTTCCTCGGACTCGATGCCGGGATAGGCGGCGGGGGTGTCGACGAAGCAGACGATCGGCCGGCCGAACTTCTGCGCCAGTTCCATGGTGCGCAGCGCCTTGCGGTAGCCGTCGGGCCGGGCGTAGCCGAAGTTGCGGTAGATCTTCTGCTTGGTGTCGCTGCCCTTCTGGTGGCCGACCACCATCACGGGCGCGCCCTTGTAGAACGCCGTTCCGGTGACAATGGCATGGTCGTCGGCGAACCGGCGATCGCCGTGCAGCTCGACGAAGTCGGTGAACAGGCGCTCGACGTAGTCGAGCGTGGTCGGCCGGCCCGGGTGTCGCGCGACCTGGACCCGCTGCCACGGGGTCAGGTTCTTGTAGAGCTCCCCGCGGATGGCGCTGACGCGCGCCTCGAGCCGCGCGATTTCGCGGTCGCGGTCCTCACTGATCGCCAGCGTCGATAACGCCTCGATCTCCTTCAGCAGGACGGCAATCGGTTCTTCGAATTCGAGCAGATCGGGCATATTCAGGGATCAGGGATCAGGGATCAGGGATCAGGGCTACGAGTGTACGGTTACTGAACCGGGTCCGCATATACGTTCAACGTCCGCGACAAACTGTTCCGAGGTCCGCACGCGAATCGAGGATGTTACCTCGGCGCGGACGATGACGTGGCGCGAGCCGCCGTTCAGCTCCACCTCGAGGGCCACCGGCCGGTCGCCGCGGTGCTTCGGCAGCAGTTCCCACAGCGCCTCAATCGTCTCACGCGGGCAGGCGGCCTTCAACCGGATCCTGACCCCGCGCGACAGCCGCTCCTTGAGCAGCGCCAGGGGCATGATCTCGGTGCACTGGAAGCGCGAATTCTCTTCGTCGCGCTCGAACTTGCCGCGCACCAGTAGCAGCGCCCCGTTCTCGATCACCATGCGGTGCTTGCCGTACATCTCGGGAAACACCACCACCTCGACCGAACCCTGGTGATCCTCGAGCGTGAACACGCACATCGGATCGCCCTTCTTGGTCTTCAGGCCGCGGAAGCCGCCGACGATGCCGCCAACATACACGTCTTCGATCACGAGGCGGCCGGGGACGCCGTCCACACCCTCCGGGATGTCGCTGAGCATCAGGTCGCCGACCGTCTTGGCGCCGAACGCGCGCAGGCTGTCGGCGTGGCGATCGATCGGGTGGCCGCTCAGGTACAGCCCGAGTGCCTCTTTCTCGTTCGACAGCAACTCCATCTCGGTCCACGGCGGCGAATCTGGCAGCCGGATGATCGACAAGCCGCCCTCGTCGCCGCCGCCGAACAGGTCGGCCTGGCCCTGGTCGCGGTCGCGCTGGGTGCGGTTGCCGTGCTCGATGGCGCTGTCAACGGCGCCGAACAGCTTGGCGCGCCCGGCAATCAGCGGCACGCCGGTTGGCACGAGGCTGTCGCAGGCGCCGGACTTCACGAGCGCCTCGAGCACCTTCTTGTTCACCAGTCGCAGATCCAACTCTTCGCACAGTTGGTGGACCGAGGTGATGCGCCCGGTGCGTTCGCGCACCTCGATCAGGCTGCGAATGGCGCCCTCGCCCAGCCCCTTGATGGCGGTCAGCCCGAACCGGACGCCTTCCGGCACCACCGTGAAGTGCAACTGGCTTTCGTTGATGTCGGGCGGCAGCACCGCGATCCCGCGTTCGCGAGACTCGCTGATGTAGACGGCGAGTTTCTCGGTATTGGCCGCCTCGATGGTCAGCAGCGCCGCGGCAAAGTGGCGCGGGTAATTCGCCTTCAGGTACGCGGTCTGGTACGCCAGGAACGCGTACGCCGTCGAGTGCGACTTGTTGAAGCCGTACCCGGCGAAGAACTCCATCAGTTCGAAGATCTTGCTGGCCTTCTTCTCGTTGACGTTCTTCTCGAGCGCGCCCTTCATGAAGGCTTCGCGCTGCTTGGCCATGACCTTCGGGTCTTTCTTGCCCATGGCCTTGCGGAGCACGTCGGACTGGCCCATGGTGAACCCGGCCACCACCGACGCCATGCGCATGACCTGTTCCTGGTAGGCGATGACGCCGTAGGTATCGGCGAGCACGGGCTCGAGCACCGGCAGGTCGTACTTCACCACGCTGCGCCCGGCCTTGCGGTTGATGTAGTCGTCCACCATCCCGCCCTTGAGGGGGCCGGGCCGATAGAGCGCGTTCATCGCAATCAGGTCTTCGAGCCGCTGCGGCTTGGCCCGCCGCAGGATCTCGCGCATGCCCGAGCTTTCGAACTGGAAGATGCCGTAGGTCTGGCCATCCACGAACAGCTGGTAGGTCTTCGCATCGTCCAGCGGCACGTTGTCGATGTCGAGCACGATGTGTTCGGTGCGCTTCAGTTCGGCCAGCGCGTCCTGGATCAGCGTGAGGGTGCTGAGGCCCAGGAAGTCCATCTTGAGCAGGCCGACGCGTTCGACCTCCTTCATGGCCCACTGGGTCGTGATTTCGTCGCGGTTGCTCTTGAACAGCGGCGCGTAGTCGGTGATCGGGCCGGGGGCGATCACGACGCCGGCCGCGTGGACGCCGGCGTTGCGCGACACGCCCTCGAGGCGCTTGCCCATCTCCAGCACATCGTTGACGCGGGCGTCAGCACGCGCCATGTCGCGGAGCACCGGGTTTTCGGCCAGGGCCTTCTCGAGCGTCATGTCGAGCGCCGGTGGAATCTGCTTGGCGATCTTGTCGACATCCGCGTACGGCATGTCCATCACGCGGCCGACGTCGCGAATGACGGCCTTGGCCTTCATGGTGCCGAAGGTGATGATCTGCGAGACGTTCTCGCGGCCGTACTTCTCGGTCACGTAGTTAATCACTTCCCCACGCCGTCGCTCGCAGAAGTCGACGTCGATATCGGGCAGCGACACGCGTTCCGGGTTCAGGAAGCGCTCGAAAATCAGGTCGTAGTGCAGGGGGTCGACATCGGTGATGCGCAGCGCCCAGGCCACGAGGCTCCCGGCCGCCGAACCGCGGCCCGGGCCGACGGGAATGCCGTGCTCGCGCGCGTAGCGAATGAAATCCCACACGATCATGAAATACCCGGGGTACTCCATCTTCTTGATCATCGCGATCTCGTACGTGAGGCGCTCCTCGTACTCCGCCAGGGTGTGGCGCAGCTCGCCTTTCTCGTCAGTCTGGCGCAGGCGCTCGAGCCGCAGCTTGAAGCCCTCGCGCGTGACGTGCTCGAAGTACTCGTCGAGCGTAAACCCTTCAGGGACCGCAAACTTCGGCAGGTGGTTCTGGCCGGACGGAATGGTGACGTTGCAGCGTTCGGCGATCAGCAACGTGTTCTGCATGGCCTCGGGATAGTCCCCGAACACTTCGGCCATCTGCGCGGCGGTCTTCAGGAAGAACTGGTCGCCGTGATATTTCAGGCGGTTCTCGTCGTTCACCGACTTGCCGGTGCCGATGCACAGCAGGATGTCGTGCGGCTTGTGGTCGCCGTGCCGCAGGTAGTGCACGTCGTTGGTCACGACCAGCGGCATCTCGAGGTCGCGGGCAATCGGCAGCAGGCCGTTGTTGACGATGCGTTGTTCCTCGATGCCCTGGAACTGCATTTCGAGGAAGAAGTTGCCCTTGCCGAGAATGTCGCGGTACTGCGCCGCGGCGGCGAGGGCCTTGGGCATCTGCTCCGCGCGAATCCCGCAGGCGACCTCGCCCTTGAGGCAGCTGCTGAGGCCGATCAGGCCTTCGGCATGCTGCGCGAGGAGTGCTTTGTCGATGCGCGGCTTGTAGTAGAAGCCTTCGGTATATCCCGACGACACCAGCTTGATGAGGTTCTTGAACCCCTGCTCGTTCTCGGCCAGCAGCACCAGGTGGTTTGCCGTCTCACCGGGTGTGCCGCTCTTGTCGCGGCGGTCGCCGGGGGCAACGTAGACCTCGCACCCCAGAATCGGATTGATCCCGCGCTTGCGCGCCGCGTCGTGGAACACCACCGACGAGAACATGTTGCCGTGTTCGGTGACAGCCAGCGCCGGCATCTTCAGCCGTTCCGCCTCGTCCAACAGCTCGTCGATGCGGCAGGCGCCGTCGAGTAGCGAGAACTCGGTGTGCAGGTGCAGGTGAACGAAGTCCTTCACCGCGCGATTACTCCCACTCGATGGTCGACGGGGGCTTCGAACTGATGTCGTAGACGACCCGGTTGATGCCGCGCACTTCGTTGACGATGCGCGAGGAGATCGTGGCGAGCAGGTCGTGCGGCAGGCGCGCCCAGTCGGCGGTCATGCCGTCGAGGCTCTCGACCGCGCGCACGGCGACCGTGAACTCGTAGGTGCGGGCATCGCCCATCACGCCGACGCTCTGCACCGGCAGCAGCACCGCAAAGCTCTGCCAGATGCGCTCGTACCACCCGGCCTTGCGGACCTCGTCCGCCACGATGGCGTCGGCCTTCTGCAGCAGCGTGATCTTGTCGCGGGTGATGTCGCCGAGAATGCGGACGGCGAGCCCGGGGCCCGGGAACGGCTGGCGGACCAGGAATTCCTTCTCGATGCCCAGATCCCGACCGACGCGCCGCACCTCGTCCTTGAACAACTCCCGAAGCGGCTCCACCAGCTTGAACTTCATGCCTTCCGGCAGGCCACCCACGTTGTGATGGCTCTTGATGGTGGCCGACGGTCCGCGGACCGAGACCGACTCGATGACATCGGGATAGAGCGTGCCCTGCGCCAGGAAGTCGAAGTCGCCCAGCGCCTGGGCCTTCTCGTTGAACACGTCGATGAACGTGGCGCCGATGATCTTGCGCTTCGTCTCCGGATCGGTCACGCCGGCCAGCCGGCTCAGAAAGATGTCGGTGGCATCGACGTGGTGAACCGGCAAAGCCAGCTTCTTGTAGCGCTCCACCACCTGCTGGGCCTCGTTCAGCCGCAGCAGTCCGTTGTCGACGAAGATGCACTGCAGGTGGTCGCCGATGGCGCGATG
It contains:
- the dnaE gene encoding DNA polymerase III subunit alpha encodes the protein MKDFVHLHLHTEFSLLDGACRIDELLDEAERLKMPALAVTEHGNMFSSVVFHDAARKRGINPILGCEVYVAPGDRRDKSGTPGETANHLVLLAENEQGFKNLIKLVSSGYTEGFYYKPRIDKALLAQHAEGLIGLSSCLKGEVACGIRAEQMPKALAAAAQYRDILGKGNFFLEMQFQGIEEQRIVNNGLLPIARDLEMPLVVTNDVHYLRHGDHKPHDILLCIGTGKSVNDENRLKYHGDQFFLKTAAQMAEVFGDYPEAMQNTLLIAERCNVTIPSGQNHLPKFAVPEGFTLDEYFEHVTREGFKLRLERLRQTDEKGELRHTLAEYEERLTYEIAMIKKMEYPGYFMIVWDFIRYAREHGIPVGPGRGSAAGSLVAWALRITDVDPLHYDLIFERFLNPERVSLPDIDVDFCERRRGEVINYVTEKYGRENVSQIITFGTMKAKAVIRDVGRVMDMPYADVDKIAKQIPPALDMTLEKALAENPVLRDMARADARVNDVLEMGKRLEGVSRNAGVHAAGVVIAPGPITDYAPLFKSNRDEITTQWAMKEVERVGLLKMDFLGLSTLTLIQDALAELKRTEHIVLDIDNVPLDDAKTYQLFVDGQTYGIFQFESSGMREILRRAKPQRLEDLIAMNALYRPGPLKGGMVDDYINRKAGRSVVKYDLPVLEPVLADTYGVIAYQEQVMRMASVVAGFTMGQSDVLRKAMGKKDPKVMAKQREAFMKGALEKNVNEKKASKIFELMEFFAGYGFNKSHSTAYAFLAYQTAYLKANYPRHFAAALLTIEAANTEKLAVYISESRERGIAVLPPDINESQLHFTVVPEGVRFGLTAIKGLGEGAIRSLIEVRERTGRITSVHQLCEELDLRLVNKKVLEALVKSGACDSLVPTGVPLIAGRAKLFGAVDSAIEHGNRTQRDRDQGQADLFGGGDEGGLSIIRLPDSPPWTEMELLSNEKEALGLYLSGHPIDRHADSLRAFGAKTVGDLMLSDIPEGVDGVPGRLVIEDVYVGGIVGGFRGLKTKKGDPMCVFTLEDHQGSVEVVVFPEMYGKHRMVIENGALLLVRGKFERDEENSRFQCTEIMPLALLKERLSRGVRIRLKAACPRETIEALWELLPKHRGDRPVALEVELNGGSRHVIVRAEVTSSIRVRTSEQFVADVERICGPGSVTVHS
- a CDS encoding acetyl-CoA carboxylase carboxyltransferase subunit alpha translates to MPDLLEFEEPIAVLLKEIEALSTLAISEDRDREIARLEARVSAIRGELYKNLTPWQRVQVARHPGRPTTLDYVERLFTDFVELHGDRRFADDHAIVTGTAFYKGAPVMVVGHQKGSDTKQKIYRNFGYARPDGYRKALRTMELAQKFGRPIVCFVDTPAAYPGIESEERGVAEAIALNLREMAMLEVPVIVIVHGEGGSGGALGIAVGDRILMHEFAIYSVIPPEGCAAILWRDSAKKVEAAEALKITAPDLLQLEIIDEIVLEPVGGAHTDPQQAAALLDVALQRSLAEVSALGVQERLDQRYAKFRKMGSVGIIDA
- the guaA gene encoding glutamine-hydrolyzing GMP synthase, producing the protein MAYPLIRDFVAHQTIIVLDFGSQFTQLIARRLRELSVYCEILPFNTSLDAIKAKAPIGVILSGGPSSVDEEGAPHCDRAVLDLGVPTLGICYGMQLMTEMLGGTLGRSAHREFGHALVRREPATPSRLLEGIPDELKVWASHGDFVAAAPPGFTVAATSNNAPVAVMEAADRGYYAMLFHPEVAHTDRGTDLLRNFAFGVCGCTGDWTIASFIDEATARIKAQVGNGRVVCGLSGGVDSTVAASIIHRAIGDHLQCIFVDNGLLRLNEAQQVVERYKKLALPVHHVDATDIFLSRLAGVTDPETKRKIIGATFIDVFNEKAQALGDFDFLAQGTLYPDVIESVSVRGPSATIKSHHNVGGLPEGMKFKLVEPLRELFKDEVRRVGRDLGIEKEFLVRQPFPGPGLAVRILGDITRDKITLLQKADAIVADEVRKAGWYERIWQSFAVLLPVQSVGVMGDARTYEFTVAVRAVESLDGMTADWARLPHDLLATISSRIVNEVRGINRVVYDISSKPPSTIEWE